GCTGACGTCGTAAAGGCGAATATCGAGCGTATTCTTGATGAAGATGTGGCATCACCACGTTCTTTCTTATATAACATGGTAGAAGAAGTTGTCGTCGTTGATGACTATACAGTAGAATTTCATACGGCGTACCCTTTTGCACCACTTCCATCTCACTTAGCCCACAATGGTGGCGGGATGATCTCATTAGAAGCGATTGAAGCTGACTACGAGGCGATGGAAGATGGCGGTCAACCTGGTGACTACATTAATGAAAACCCTATAGGGTCAGGCTTCTTTAAATTTGAAGAGTGGCAAACAGGTGATCGTGTTGAACTTGTCCGTAACGATGATTATTGGGGCGAACCTGCTCAAGTTCAGTCCGTTACGTTCAAAGTTGTACCAGAAGACTTAACACGTATCGGTGAGCTTGAGACAGGAACAGCGCATATTATTGATCCTGTAAGCCCAAGTGATAAAGCTCGTGTTGAAAACACAGATGGTATTCATGTTGATGAAACAGAAAGCTTAAGTCTTTCTTATATCGGTTTCAACTTACAAAAAGAGCCATTTGATGACCCGCTTGTACGTCAAGCTCTGTCAATGGCAATTAATAAAGACGACATTATTGAAGGTGTCCTTGAAGGAACAGGTACGCCTGCTGTAGGGCCTATCGGTGAGCAAGTATTCGGTTTCAGTGATGAAGTCGAGGCGTTACCTTACGACCCAGAACGTGCCCAAGAGCTTTTAGCTGAAGCAGGTTACGAGGATGGTTTTGAAACAACAATTTGGACGAATGATAACCGTGAGCGTATGGATATGGCTGAGCTTGTCCAAGCCCAATTAGCTGTTATCGGTGTTGACGCTGAAATTGAAGTGCTTGAGTGGGGTGCGTACCTTGATAACACAGCTCAAGGTGAGCACGATATGTTCATTCTTGGTTGGGTAACGGTAACAGGTGACGCTGACTACGGTATGCACGCGTTATTCCACTCCGACAACCACGGTGAAGCAGGTAACCGTTCATTTATCTCTAATGATGAGCTTGATAACCTACTTGACCAAGCGCGTGAAGAAACAGACGAATCAGCACGTGAAGCGTTATATAAAGAAGCGATGGAAATCCTTGTGGACGAAGCACCAATGCTTTACATTTATCACCAAACGTACTTAGACGGTGTGCGTGATGAAGTGCAAGGCTATTGGAAGCATCCAAATG
The DNA window shown above is from Salipaludibacillus agaradhaerens and carries:
- a CDS encoding glutathione ABC transporter substrate-binding protein → MFKSKTLKAALLSVSMVVALGACASEPDNNAGNDAAPADNGNANNAEGGDATDADVDTDNLVIGTLSDAEAMDPHGSNDVPSSNVQTNIFETLVKHSADMELEPLLATEWEATADDVWEFTLRDDVTFHDGSEFNADVVKANIERILDEDVASPRSFLYNMVEEVVVVDDYTVEFHTAYPFAPLPSHLAHNGGGMISLEAIEADYEAMEDGGQPGDYINENPIGSGFFKFEEWQTGDRVELVRNDDYWGEPAQVQSVTFKVVPEDLTRIGELETGTAHIIDPVSPSDKARVENTDGIHVDETESLSLSYIGFNLQKEPFDDPLVRQALSMAINKDDIIEGVLEGTGTPAVGPIGEQVFGFSDEVEALPYDPERAQELLAEAGYEDGFETTIWTNDNRERMDMAELVQAQLAVIGVDAEIEVLEWGAYLDNTAQGEHDMFILGWVTVTGDADYGMHALFHSDNHGEAGNRSFISNDELDNLLDQAREETDESAREALYKEAMEILVDEAPMLYIYHQTYLDGVRDEVQGYWKHPNGLYQLHDVSIEN